A window of Spirochaetota bacterium genomic DNA:
AACCATAAAATTAGAAGCAATAGCCGGATTCGCTTTCCACCCTCCATTACCTCGTATTATTTCAGTAAAATGATAGGGATTCTATTCCCTAATATTATCCTGCTTGTGATCCTTATTCAACTCGATCACTTCTTCCAATGCCTTGGTATTAAAATCAATAAAGGCTGAACAATATTCACTATCGCACTCATGACAGATCCCCCTTACTCCCCTCACAACATCGGAAGCCCTTTTCATCGCTACACCCATCTCTTCACTGTCATCCAGGTTTATCCTTAAATATCCCTCAATCAGATACATCGCCCTCATTCTACCCCTGGCCAACAAATATTCTTTTATATCCCCAATCTCCTCATCTATAATGTTTACCCTTACATAGACTCTCAATATGCCATTAAAGAATCCCTCCGTCCTTTCAATACTGGCACACTTTGACCTGCAATTTACAAAAAGGAGAAAAACACCAATTATTGTTATTATCAATATCCTCTTGCCAAACATATTACAATGCATACTATTTGTTATTATCAATCAAGCCATATACCCTATTAAGATTCATCCCATCAACCTCAAAGAGGCTCAGCTTTGCCTTTTCATATATATTCACAATATTTTTCAATACCGCATCAGAAATAGGAATATCTCGTTTAATTGAAGTCTCGAGAATCTTTGGGATGTCCTTTAACAGCACATTTGGTATAGAGACTCCTTCCCTCTGTGTAACCTCAAGACTCTTTGGAATATCCTTCAATATAGTATCAAAAATTGAGACACCAAATCTCTTTGCATTGTCAATAGTATTGAGTAAATTTTTAAATATAGCGTCAGATGCTGAAACCCCGATCCTCTTAGTTGTTTCATAAACCGTAGGCATATCCTTTAACAGCACATCTACTATGGAGAGTCCGTATTTTCTCGATGTTTCTATAACCTTCGGGATATCCTTAAAAGAGCTTTTCTCTTCTGAAGCCCTGATAACCTTTGGAGTTTCTAGTATCATTGGGATATCCTTAAGCCTATTATCATTTAATATCAACCTAAAGCCTGAGTCTCCTATAAACCCCTCACCTATATGCTCATGCCTGTCTATTTTACTACCTAATTGACTCTTGCAATCATTGAGATGGATAAGCTTTAGCCTATCAAGCCCAATTATCCTGTCAAACTCTTCAATAGTCCTATGAAATCCCTCCTCATCAGATATCCGATAACCTGCGGCAAAAATATGACAGGTATCCAGACAGACTGATATTCGTTCACTATTCTTTGAAATATCAATAATATCCCGCAGATGTTCAAATCTGTATCCTATTGTTGTTCCACTGCCAGAGGTGGTCTCAAGCAGTATCTTTATGCTTTTGTTATCAATCCTTTGGATTATCCTACGCAGAGAGTTAGCGATCTTATCAATAGCAAAAACCTCACCATTTCCCTTATGATTGCCAGGATGAAGAACAATATAATCTATCCCCAATGCATCCGCTCTTTCAATCTCGTCAATCATTGCCCTAAAGGACTTGAGAAAAATATTGCCTTTGGCAGCAAGATTGATCAGATAACCTGAATGCGCAAAGACCTGTAAATCATCAAACTTTCTTCTATTTATTTTGAATAATTCTACATCCTCATTCTTATAGGGTGGATTCTCCCACCTCCTAGCATTCTTCAGAAAAATTTGAATAGCATTAATGCCTAATATCTTCGCTCGCATCAAAGACTTATACAATCCACCAGCTACAGAAACATGGACACCGATATATCTCATGAAAATTATCCCTCAATTGACCTTAAAACATCATCCTTAGATATGCCCTGTATTGCTATCCTCTTTCTCTTCCCCTTTTTTCCCTTAATGATTTCAATTCTCGATTTAGAAATTCTGAGTCTTTTTGACAAGAGCCCAATACACTCTTCATTAGCCATGCCATCAACCGGCGGCGAGTTTAGATATATTTTGAGATTGGATGCACTATACTTCACAATCTTACTTTTAGATGATTTCGGTGATACTATAATATCAATAATGGCTTTTTCCAAATTGACTCCTTTATAAACTTCCCTTTAATTCTCATCAAGGTCTTGTAATTATCTTTTACTACGTATTCAACAGGAAGTAAATAGGGTAAATACTCCTAAATATTACAACCTTTAAATCATAGAGAGACAAAACCACAAACTGATTATATATTACTTGACAGATATACTTATTAAGTAAATTCTTTTTATACAAGTAATTTACTAATAAATTACAAGAAGATAATTAAGTATGATACACTTTCTCATGTCATAAAATATAAGAAAAGCATCCTTAACCTAATTAATTAAGCAGTAATCAAATATAAAAATATATCAGGTAATATCAATGCAAATAATAACTCATGAGAATGGTCCATTCCTTGTTAATACCTATTTAGTACTCAACGAAACCAGTGGAAAAGCTTTCATCATTGATCCAGGAACTGATATTGAACCCTTGTGTAAAAAAATCGAAAAAGAAAAAATCTTGTTAGAGGCAACCGTCTGCACACATGGGCATCTTGATCATGTCTTTGGGGTGAGCGCATTACAAAAAAAATATAATATTCCCTTCTATATGAATAAAATGGATTTACACTTCATAGACTCATTGCCATTTCAAGCAGGCATATTTGGAGTGTCAGATCCAGGCATACCCACCCTTGATTTTGATTTGCCTACATCTGGGATGATATCATTAGCTGACATTCAGATCAATCTATTATACACTCCTGGACACTCCAAGGGTTCAGTTTCAATTTATATTGAGGAAAGCGTTTTTTCAGGCGATGCGCTCTTTAACTTCTCAATTGGGAGGACAGACCTTCCTGATGGTAATTATAATGAACTAATTACATCAGTAAAGGAAAAACTTTTTAGTCTACCCGAAGAGACAAAGGTATTTCCGGGACATGGCCCAAGTACCACAATCGGAAGAGAAAGAGAATACAATCCATTCTTTGATTAGCAATCCGCAAATAGGAATAGACTATATATCCTTATGAAATGAGTCGCCCTGTTTATTGAAATATTACTTATTTAGCAGCGATTATTGGAAGGATTGCTATATGTATCATAATCCCCTTCTTATACAATAGAAGGTGAGGAATACGAAGATGATTCACTCTATTGCTGGTTGTTTTTAACAATGTTTAATTAGCTTTTAAAAGGAGTGGGAATGAGAAATGAGAAGTTATCATCCATAGTCATTGTGATGATAAATCAGTTACTGCATCATCAATTGTATCAAATACCTTAATTACTGATGAAACCTTCGTTAAATCCAGCACCTTTTTAACTTCACGACTTGGAGATGCAAGCGCAAAGCATGATTTTAGACTTTTATTGATATTAAGGAATATACCAATACCAGAACTGGTAATTACCTTCACATCAGATAAATCCAATATCAATTTGGTTATATCCTTATCAATTATCGCCTGCTGCAGATGATCCTTCAAATCTGGTACATCAAGGGTATGAACCTCTGGAATACCAATTCTTATAACATAAGCGCCCTCTCCCATGTCCTGAATATTAAGCATGATTTTCTCCTCTATCAATTTGCTGCTTAAAAGATATAATATAGCAATTGTTTATTATTATCGAATGTTTCTATCTTACCAAATACTGGCGGAAATATTCTATCTATCTCTATTAAAATTACTATAATATTAATATTCAATTTTATTTCAATATACTTTATGATTTACTATAATAAGCGAGTCAATAATTTTTTTATTACTACTTAATACTCATTGGATATTGGGAATTATAATCCTCGCAAAACTATATAAATAAGGATAACGAATTGGAATAGCTTTAATTCCTTGACAAAAACAAATAATAGTACTGAATTAGAATCCATTAATTAAATTGAATAATTGAGAGCTGATATAGTTAACTACATTTGAGGGGAATATCATGAAAGCAACAGAAATATGGAAGCCTGAGAATAAACCAACAATTTCCTTTGAATTGTTTCCACCAAGGTCAGAAAAGGCTGCAATAAACTTTGAAAAGGCTTTAGAAGAATTAATAGCCCTAAAACCAGATTTTGTTTCTGTTACCTTTGGGGCTGGTGGTTCAACTCGTGAAGGATCATATCAGCTTATTGATAAATTGAGGAGAAAGAATGACCTCGAGGTGATCGCCTATTTCGCTGGATTCGGTTTAGGACCAGATGATACCATCTCTGTTCTTGATAGTTATCGGGATTTAGGTTTGGATAACATCCTGATCGTGCGCGGAGACCCACCGCACGGCGATGATAATTTCACACCACATCCTAAGAGTTTATCCTACGCCTCAGACATTCTGAAATTCGTGAAACCTAAATATGACTTCTGCCTAGGAGCAGCCAGTTATCCAGAAGGGCATATTGATGCAGAAAACAAGGAGAAAGACCTTGATTATCTACAACTAAAATTGGAAAATGGCGCAGAGTTTACCATTTGTAACTATTTTTATGATAATAAATACTTTTTTGACTTTAGAGAGCGTTGCAAGACAAGGGGAATTAACGTTCCTATTGTGCCAGGTATTATGCCGATCTATAGCATAAAGATGATGGAAAATTTGGCCAAGCTTTGCGGGGCAACCATCACCGATGAGGTGCGCAAAGGCCTTTCAGCCCTTCCAGAGGACGACAAAAAAACATTGGAGGAATTTGGGATTGAATTTGCTACAAACCAGTGCAGGGAATTGCTAAAGGCAGGGGTTCCAGGACTACATATTTATACAATGGACAGAAGTACATCAACCACTGGAATAGTAAACAATCTGCGTGATGAGGGGCTGCTGTAATTTCAGGATATCTAAAAAATAGTGCCTCATCATATATAATCTTTCTGTAAAAAGGTCTCATCGATTGGATCGACACACATATTGAGCAGACACAGGACAAAAGACCAATACTAAAAGTGACTCTATTATCCACGATTTATATTATTGTAGAATTATTTTCTCAATCACCTTTAACTGGGAAGATGTCTTCAGAGAGGCAAATATTATATTGTCACCTGATATGAGATTTGCAAATCAATATTCATAAGCTCCAATATCATAACCCTCACCCTTCGGCCTGGAATTACCTTCTATATCTAGACTTGGAGCAAGTTCCGCGCTTCCAGCATCGATTGCTGAAGCATCGGGTGTTAGTCGAAAATTTAGATTATCGAAATCCACAAAAAGGTCAGTGTAATCATTATATTCTATAACTAGATTATGATCTTCCACAACGCCATCCGTTGCAGTCACATGAGTTGCTATATTATTTCTAATAACACAATCCTCGCTTGGGGTTCCATTTTTGTGAGCATTGATTAAAATCCATGATGGACCCGGACTCGAATTGTTGATATCAACCACAGTATTATTAACAACTCGACAATTAAAGGCACCATAAAGAGATATTCCATGCCAATGATCAACAACAACAATATTATTTTCTACTATCCAATTGATATAGGGCCCATCAAAACATCCGATTCCCTGTAGAGGGCCCCTAAAGGGTTGATTAGGATCTTCGTAGTTGATAATTACATTACCGCGTAATACTACGCGTTCACGGGGTGGGTCATCGTTAACCGACCAGGACTGAAATCCATCATCATGATTTTCATCAACAACATAGCTATTCTTAACTGTATTATACTCAAAAAACATATCATTGCCAAGACCCCTCATTCCATCACCAGAAAAGTTTTCAATTAAATTATTCTTTACTATCACAAAATCGCCCCTAACAGTTATGCCATATTGTATGTTTTTACAGTAATTATTGCGGATTGTCATACAATTACCATAAACTCTTATCCCATTACAGGCGAGTTCATTCCAATTATCTATATCCCAACCTGATGAATCCTGAACTGAATACATTGTACAATCGTCAATTGTAATATTACTAATAGGACCATGCCATCCATGTGATTCAAAATGTACAAGGGTATTTAACTCATAAGGACTCGCGAATTCCGGACTAATCTTCAATCCCCTAAAACGCCATTTGGATGCCGCTGATAGATAAACCATAGATAAACTCGGGCTATGCCCATCCTCAGCAATAATATTAATATATTCATCATTATAAGCGCCCTGAAATTCAAATTTACCGTGAAAACCGTTTCGCAATATAATAGTATCGCCCCCCTTAATTGGAGCACCCGGATTCTTGATTTTCATTTCACCCCCTATGTTATATGGAAGCTCCTTAAAAACTCGAGTTTCAATCTTATTATTATCAACAATCTCCTGTAGAGTGCTAAAGGGTGATTCGCTGCTGCCATTATTGTTTATGTCTCCATTAACAGGATCAACATAGAATAAATTACCTGTAAGCACAGCCTCATCAAGATCTATACAGTCAGAATAGTCTGAACCATTAAAAATATCATTACTAATAATTAGAGATGGATTATCGGATTTATCCGAATTATTACAGGAAAGTGAAGCAATAATTAAACAAATTATTAGGCTTAGTTTAAATCCATAGTTATTCATCATTCCTCCCAAAGTTGAATTATTTTCTTACTAAAATTTCCAATAATCAAATAATCCAATCCCCCTATTTCTATATATTTCAATTTTGTGTTGAACAAAATGGGGATCAGTTAAATTTAATAAAACAGAAGTGCAACGTCAATAGCATCTTAATCAAAGGAGGCAATTTTCACGGCCAACTCTTTGAAACTTAATATAATACTTCAACATAGGTGTGAGTTAAAGGAATCCGCACCTGGAATGAATGAAATATACTTACTTTATAAATCATCAATTAACTGTGGTTTTATAACATAATAAAATTGTACTTCCTATTAGGCATCTTAAGCAAGCACAATTGACAGGCAAATGATTGCCTAAGTGGTATATATTAAACAAATTACTTATCCTGTATTGTTTTTTGCTCGAACCCTATATCCCAATAATTAGAATAACTGATACGCTACTTATAATATATAACTTGACTAAATAATCTTAATCTTTTAAACCTATAAACAAAGTGTTACTTGGACTAAAAATATCGATATTGTTGATAAAGAAGAGTTACATAGATTCTCATAGCTTCTAATAAAGAAGCCAATAATCATACTAAATAATATTTAATTTATATGATCATATCAGAAAACCTAAAGAAGAGCAACATTATAATTAAAGCTAAATCTGAGAACAGGTGGGAGTTGATTCAAGAAATGCTTGATTTAGCTGTTAAGAATAAGGAAGTAAAAGAGGAAGATAGGGAAACAGTAGGGAAAGCCCTCATTGAGAGAGAAAAATCCATGAGCACTGGCATTGGTAAGGGAGTTGCCATCCCTCATTGTACCACTTCAGTAATTGATCAAATTGTAATTATAATAGCTTTATGTGAAAATGGAAT
This region includes:
- a CDS encoding deoxyribonuclease IV → MRYIGVHVSVAGGLYKSLMRAKILGINAIQIFLKNARRWENPPYKNEDVELFKINRRKFDDLQVFAHSGYLINLAAKGNIFLKSFRAMIDEIERADALGIDYIVLHPGNHKGNGEVFAIDKIANSLRRIIQRIDNKSIKILLETTSGSGTTIGYRFEHLRDIIDISKNSERISVCLDTCHIFAAGYRISDEEGFHRTIEEFDRIIGLDRLKLIHLNDCKSQLGSKIDRHEHIGEGFIGDSGFRLILNDNRLKDIPMILETPKVIRASEEKSSFKDIPKVIETSRKYGLSIVDVLLKDMPTVYETTKRIGVSASDAIFKNLLNTIDNAKRFGVSIFDTILKDIPKSLEVTQREGVSIPNVLLKDIPKILETSIKRDIPISDAVLKNIVNIYEKAKLSLFEVDGMNLNRVYGLIDNNK
- a CDS encoding DUF167 domain-containing protein, whose translation is MEKAIIDIIVSPKSSKSKIVKYSASNLKIYLNSPPVDGMANEECIGLLSKRLRISKSRIEIIKGKKGKRKRIAIQGISKDDVLRSIEG
- a CDS encoding MBL fold metallo-hydrolase, giving the protein MQIITHENGPFLVNTYLVLNETSGKAFIIDPGTDIEPLCKKIEKEKILLEATVCTHGHLDHVFGVSALQKKYNIPFYMNKMDLHFIDSLPFQAGIFGVSDPGIPTLDFDLPTSGMISLADIQINLLYTPGHSKGSVSIYIEESVFSGDALFNFSIGRTDLPDGNYNELITSVKEKLFSLPEETKVFPGHGPSTTIGREREYNPFFD
- a CDS encoding STAS domain-containing protein encodes the protein MLNIQDMGEGAYVIRIGIPEVHTLDVPDLKDHLQQAIIDKDITKLILDLSDVKVITSSGIGIFLNINKSLKSCFALASPSREVKKVLDLTKVSSVIKVFDTIDDAVTDLSSQ
- a CDS encoding methylenetetrahydrofolate reductase, which encodes MKATEIWKPENKPTISFELFPPRSEKAAINFEKALEELIALKPDFVSVTFGAGGSTREGSYQLIDKLRRKNDLEVIAYFAGFGLGPDDTISVLDSYRDLGLDNILIVRGDPPHGDDNFTPHPKSLSYASDILKFVKPKYDFCLGAASYPEGHIDAENKEKDLDYLQLKLENGAEFTICNYFYDNKYFFDFRERCKTRGINVPIVPGIMPIYSIKMMENLAKLCGATITDEVRKGLSALPEDDKKTLEEFGIEFATNQCRELLKAGVPGLHIYTMDRSTSTTGIVNNLRDEGLL
- a CDS encoding choice-of-anchor Q domain-containing protein, producing the protein MMNNYGFKLSLIICLIIASLSCNNSDKSDNPSLIISNDIFNGSDYSDCIDLDEAVLTGNLFYVDPVNGDINNNGSSESPFSTLQEIVDNNKIETRVFKELPYNIGGEMKIKNPGAPIKGGDTIILRNGFHGKFEFQGAYNDEYINIIAEDGHSPSLSMVYLSAASKWRFRGLKISPEFASPYELNTLVHFESHGWHGPISNITIDDCTMYSVQDSSGWDIDNWNELACNGIRVYGNCMTIRNNYCKNIQYGITVRGDFVIVKNNLIENFSGDGMRGLGNDMFFEYNTVKNSYVVDENHDDGFQSWSVNDDPPRERVVLRGNVIINYEDPNQPFRGPLQGIGCFDGPYINWIVENNIVVVDHWHGISLYGAFNCRVVNNTVVDINNSSPGPSWILINAHKNGTPSEDCVIRNNIATHVTATDGVVEDHNLVIEYNDYTDLFVDFDNLNFRLTPDASAIDAGSAELAPSLDIEGNSRPKGEGYDIGAYEY
- a CDS encoding PTS sugar transporter subunit IIA; amino-acid sequence: MIISENLKKSNIIIKAKSENRWELIQEMLDLAVKNKEVKEEDRETVGKALIEREKSMSTGIGKGVAIPHCTTSVIDQIVIIIALCENGINFDSIDNQPVKIVILLLVPKNKLTQHIKTLANIARTISNDELRKDLLSVKNQEKIIKTIREHEKNI